A section of the Macadamia integrifolia cultivar HAES 741 chromosome 9, SCU_Mint_v3, whole genome shotgun sequence genome encodes:
- the LOC122089711 gene encoding uncharacterized protein LOC122089711: MEEVLEIVGDITKESTLLPEYFKGVRKVINAASVIVGPKEGDTPDRAKYSQGIKFFEPEIKGDSPEMVEYIGMQNLINAVKTCVGLRNGKLLFGFEDKLSRELPWGALDDVVMGGVSRSTFQVDPTGGENGGPTGLFKGVVSTANNGGFTSIRTRVN; this comes from the exons ATGGAAGAGGTGCttgag ATTGTTGGAGACATTACTAAGGAAAGCACTCTTCTTCCTGAGTACTTCAAAGGTGTGAGGAAAGTCATCAATGCAGCTTCTGTCATCGTTGGCCCAAAGGAAGGGGACACTCCTGATAGGGCAAAATACAGCCAA GGAATCAAGTTCTTTGAACCAGAG ATAAAAGGTGATTCACCAGAAATGGTTGAGTACATTGGGATGCAAAATTTGATCAATGCTGTAAAGACATGTGTTGGACTTCGAAATGGAAAATTGCTCTTTGGATTTGAAG ATAAGTTATCTAGGGAGCTTCCTTGGGGTGCCTTAGATGACGTCGTCATGGGAGGAGTTAGTAGAAGTACATTTCAAGTAGATCCAACTGGCGGAGAAAATGGTGGACCTACTGGTCTTTTCAAAG GTGTTGTTTCAACTGCAAACAATGGTGGGTTCACCAGTATCAGGACAAGGGTAAACTAG